Proteins from a single region of Companilactobacillus farciminis KCTC 3681 = DSM 20184:
- a CDS encoding acetylornithine transaminase, with amino-acid sequence MEHVFPTYARFPFDLVEGKDIYLTDNNGKTYLDFTSGIGVCSFGYSNEIIQKNVQAQLQKVWHISNLYESQIQDDVANLLCNDDQLAFFCNSGTEANEAAFKLARKYTGKSTVLAFNNGFHGRTYGSMSLTGNPDIRKGFDPLVPDVKFADYNDNKALELIDNNLAAVILEVIQGEGGVFVADKKWLTDIQQACHDNGVLLIIDEVQTGIGRTGSKFAFEQFGLKPDIITSAKALGNGMPIGAMIGNKKLATAFGPGSHGTTFGGNKMSMASAKGVLTQLTPEFLASVQKKSEHLWAKLNSEIKPLDKVTDVTGLGFMIGIHLDESLPVTDAITKLHEKGLLTLSAKHNTLRLLPPLVMSEEKLDEGLETIKSIL; translated from the coding sequence ATGGAACACGTATTCCCAACTTATGCACGTTTTCCTTTTGATTTGGTAGAAGGAAAAGATATTTATTTAACTGATAATAATGGCAAAACTTATTTGGACTTCACTAGTGGCATCGGAGTTTGCAGCTTTGGCTATAGTAACGAAATCATTCAAAAAAATGTTCAAGCGCAATTACAAAAGGTTTGGCACATTTCTAATTTGTATGAGAGCCAAATTCAAGACGATGTAGCGAACCTTTTGTGTAACGATGATCAATTAGCTTTCTTCTGTAACTCTGGGACTGAAGCTAACGAAGCCGCCTTTAAATTGGCACGTAAGTATACTGGTAAATCAACCGTTTTAGCTTTCAATAATGGCTTTCACGGTCGAACTTATGGCTCAATGTCGTTGACTGGTAACCCAGATATTAGAAAGGGTTTTGATCCATTGGTGCCAGACGTAAAATTTGCTGACTATAACGATAACAAAGCGCTAGAATTGATTGACAATAATTTGGCAGCAGTCATTTTGGAAGTTATTCAAGGTGAGGGCGGCGTTTTCGTAGCTGATAAGAAGTGGTTGACCGATATTCAACAAGCTTGTCATGATAACGGCGTTTTGTTGATTATTGATGAAGTTCAAACCGGAATTGGCCGGACAGGCTCTAAATTTGCCTTTGAACAATTTGGATTAAAGCCTGATATTATTACTTCTGCCAAAGCTCTAGGTAACGGAATGCCAATTGGAGCGATGATTGGTAATAAGAAGTTAGCAACTGCTTTTGGACCGGGTAGTCATGGAACTACTTTTGGTGGTAATAAAATGTCTATGGCCTCTGCTAAAGGGGTTCTAACGCAACTAACACCAGAATTTTTGGCTTCAGTTCAGAAGAAATCAGAACATCTTTGGGCTAAATTGAATTCTGAAATCAAGCCTTTGGACAAGGTAACTGATGTAACTGGATTGGGTTTCATGATTGGTATTCATTTGGATGAAAGTTTGCCAGTCACTGATGCCATTACAAAATTGCACGAAAAAGGTTTATTGACACTTTCAGCTAAGCACAATACCTTGAGATTGTTGCCACCACTAGTGATGAGTGAAGAAAAATTAGATGAAGGACTTGAAACCATTAAGTCCATATTATAG
- a CDS encoding SLAP domain-containing protein produces MKNRTRKVIAASAVAIMLAPAALSALPQNVDAAAVGTVSNTTPVYDANGKATGQTLPSGSSWQLGQQVTINGVAHYQVATNEYIPASVVKNVTGSANSVDSSQSQSRWVEDNPDAGKIATANTTLNVVDAYGNSTGATLPAGSQWKIGNILHANKMIYYQVSTNQYINAQNVTVAGQTTTTTTNNPYITTDAQYGKTVTITNTANIVDSNGNSTGMTLPVGSKWRIADMLFVNGKNYYQVATNEWIQDTDFTVSGPATGDNGSYITDGSGAAGSVGITTNNVQVVNGSGTPTGATLPKGTQWKIGSQTLHYDKQTFYQVATNEFVSVAYMNIVDQTSTTPNTNTNSSVPTPSNGLIATTNKQIRTYNTSTNSYDLTLPANSAWKISKLVVNKYGSYWGQVATNQWVWITDVTLNSSLNLKANSYYEPEFATSINK; encoded by the coding sequence ATGAAAAATAGAACTAGAAAAGTTATCGCAGCTTCAGCTGTAGCTATTATGTTAGCTCCAGCAGCACTCAGCGCTCTGCCACAAAATGTTGATGCCGCAGCTGTCGGAACTGTTTCAAATACTACGCCAGTCTATGATGCTAATGGGAAAGCCACCGGACAAACTTTACCAAGTGGTAGTAGTTGGCAATTAGGTCAACAAGTAACTATCAATGGTGTCGCTCATTATCAAGTCGCAACTAATGAGTATATTCCAGCCTCCGTAGTTAAAAATGTCACTGGTTCAGCTAATTCAGTTGACAGTTCTCAATCACAAAGCCGTTGGGTAGAAGACAATCCTGATGCCGGTAAAATTGCGACAGCTAATACTACTTTAAACGTCGTTGATGCTTATGGAAATTCTACTGGTGCTACTTTGCCTGCTGGTAGTCAATGGAAGATTGGCAATATCCTACATGCTAACAAGATGATCTATTATCAAGTCAGCACCAATCAATATATCAATGCTCAAAATGTAACAGTTGCTGGACAAACTACCACAACCACAACTAACAATCCATACATCACCACTGACGCTCAATATGGTAAGACAGTAACCATCACTAATACTGCTAATATCGTGGACAGTAACGGGAATTCTACTGGTATGACTTTACCCGTCGGTAGCAAGTGGAGAATTGCCGACATGCTATTTGTTAATGGCAAAAACTATTATCAAGTGGCCACTAACGAATGGATTCAAGATACTGATTTCACTGTTTCTGGACCAGCTACTGGTGATAATGGCAGTTATATTACTGACGGATCAGGTGCTGCTGGTTCTGTTGGTATCACGACAAACAACGTTCAAGTAGTCAATGGCAGTGGAACTCCAACTGGTGCTACTTTGCCAAAGGGTACTCAATGGAAGATTGGGTCACAAACATTGCATTACGACAAGCAAACATTCTATCAAGTCGCTACTAATGAATTTGTTTCAGTCGCATATATGAATATCGTTGATCAAACTTCAACTACTCCAAATACAAATACTAATTCATCAGTTCCTACACCAAGTAACGGATTGATTGCTACAACTAATAAACAAATTAGAACTTACAATACTTCAACTAACAGTTATGATTTAACTCTACCTGCAAACTCAGCTTGGAAGATTTCTAAGTTGGTCGTTAACAAGTATGGTTCATACTGGGGTCAAGTTGCTACTAACCAATGGGTTTGGATTACTGACGTAACTTTGAACAGCAGTCTTAACTTGAAAGCAAACTCATATTACGAACCAGAATTTGCTACAAGTATTAATAAATAA
- the argB gene encoding acetylglutamate kinase, protein MKETIVVKIGGNASENLPSTFFEQIKTWWSMGKRVLIIHGGGPQISEWSEKLHLNVEKINGVRVTDSETLDVTKAVLLGLVQPKLCQFLANSGLPVIGLNSSDNHLLEGKYLNQAQYGEVGQVTHINSEWLSQELENQIGVLAPLAQTKDGHWLNVNADTAAAKIASQLQAEELVLLTDVPGVLNSGKVVPQLTETFANELFQQHVIKSGMMPKIKASFAALKNGVHQTFITNDLGRPGTQFQYVEK, encoded by the coding sequence ATGAAAGAGACGATAGTTGTAAAAATAGGTGGCAATGCCAGTGAAAATTTACCGTCGACCTTCTTTGAACAAATTAAAACCTGGTGGTCGATGGGTAAACGAGTCTTAATCATTCACGGCGGTGGTCCACAAATCTCTGAATGGAGCGAAAAACTACATCTGAATGTTGAGAAAATAAACGGCGTTCGGGTGACTGATTCGGAAACCTTGGATGTTACCAAAGCTGTTTTATTGGGATTAGTTCAACCCAAACTTTGTCAATTCTTGGCTAATTCAGGTTTGCCAGTAATTGGACTTAATTCTAGCGACAATCACTTGTTGGAAGGTAAGTATTTAAATCAAGCTCAATACGGTGAAGTTGGACAAGTGACTCACATCAACAGTGAATGGCTTTCACAAGAATTAGAGAATCAAATTGGCGTGTTGGCACCATTAGCGCAGACTAAAGATGGCCACTGGCTCAATGTCAATGCCGATACCGCTGCAGCTAAGATAGCTAGTCAGTTGCAAGCCGAGGAGTTAGTCTTGTTGACCGACGTTCCGGGAGTTTTGAACTCTGGCAAAGTCGTGCCACAATTAACAGAAACTTTTGCCAATGAATTATTCCAGCAACACGTTATTAAATCGGGGATGATGCCCAAAATCAAAGCTTCATTTGCGGCTTTGAAAAATGGAGTTCATCAAACCTTTATTACTAATGATCTAGGACGACCAGGAACACAGTTCCAATACGTCGAAAAATAA
- the argC gene encoding N-acetyl-gamma-glutamyl-phosphate reductase — protein sequence MNVGLVGVTGYGGSVLYELLLRHPNVDKVNLYGHSQKVAQALEEVLPQLRRRDSILPYDSADIMKNNDMVFFATSAGVTTKLAQPFIENDFPVIDLAGDFRLKADVYEKWYKKPAPQSDYLAKAHYGLADFTSSKGSKYVANPGCYATATILALAPLVKNHLIDPSSIVVDAKSGTSGAGKKLSQSTHFSQTNENLQLYKVNQHQHIPEIVQELQKWDKDLPYIQFTTTLLPLTRGIMASCYAKAKSDVTEEKVQEAFSQTYSDDTFVNATEGIFPNLKQVIGTNFCDIGYQLNPVTHQIVIVSVIDNLLKGAAGQAIQNFNQMFEFQPDAGLDLIPVLP from the coding sequence ATGAATGTTGGTCTTGTCGGTGTCACCGGCTATGGCGGCAGTGTTTTGTATGAATTGTTGTTACGGCATCCCAATGTCGACAAAGTTAATTTGTATGGGCACTCCCAGAAAGTAGCACAAGCTTTAGAAGAGGTTTTACCACAACTACGACGACGAGATAGCATTTTACCTTATGATTCTGCTGATATCATGAAGAATAATGACATGGTGTTTTTCGCCACCTCAGCTGGGGTTACGACGAAGTTGGCTCAACCATTTATCGAAAACGATTTTCCGGTAATTGATTTAGCAGGTGACTTTCGACTCAAAGCTGATGTATATGAGAAGTGGTACAAAAAGCCCGCTCCTCAAAGCGATTATCTCGCCAAAGCACATTATGGATTAGCTGATTTTACTAGTTCCAAGGGTTCTAAATATGTTGCCAACCCTGGCTGCTATGCCACTGCAACGATTTTGGCCTTAGCTCCACTAGTTAAAAATCATCTGATCGATCCATCTTCAATCGTCGTGGATGCCAAATCTGGTACTTCCGGCGCCGGTAAGAAATTGAGTCAATCAACTCATTTCAGCCAAACAAATGAAAATCTGCAACTGTATAAGGTAAATCAACACCAACACATTCCAGAAATTGTTCAGGAATTACAAAAATGGGACAAAGATCTACCTTATATTCAGTTCACAACAACACTTTTACCACTGACACGTGGAATTATGGCCAGTTGCTATGCGAAGGCTAAGTCAGATGTAACTGAAGAAAAGGTTCAAGAAGCTTTTTCCCAAACTTATTCAGACGACACCTTTGTAAATGCTACTGAAGGAATTTTTCCCAATCTTAAACAAGTGATTGGAACTAACTTCTGTGACATAGGTTATCAACTAAACCCTGTTACCCATCAAATCGTAATAGTCAGTGTAATTGATAACCTCCTGAAAGGTGCAGCTGGACAAGCAATTCAAAACTTTAACCAAATGTTTGAATTTCAACCAGATGCAGGATTGGATTTAATTCCAGTTCTACCTTAA
- the argJ gene encoding bifunctional glutamate N-acetyltransferase/amino-acid acetyltransferase ArgJ produces MQSFLEETKTYQEVPFTWPKGYKADGVHVGLRKNPNKKDMGWLYSEVPAQAAGTYTTNQFQAAPTKLTKQTINQDHLLQGMVMNTAVANSVTGEQGMIDAKKMQKLAADKMGIDANLVGVASTGVIGENLPMDLIQKGVSQLELLDNDLVTEAILTTDTHPKTISTQIEIDGKTVTISGFCKGSGMIHPKMATMLGFVVTDAKIADGQLQPMLSQQVDKTFNQITVDGDTSTNDMVVTLANGMADNTSISIDDGDNFEKFTDAYNAVLTKLAQDIAEDGEGSTKLVEVNVENAATHADAQKVAKAIVGSNLVKAAIFGEDANWGRIIAAIGQTDAVVDIDHTSVWLNDLPLVDNSHSADFDETVMKEALTDKKITVLVDLNSGTATGQAWGCDLTYNYVRINATYRS; encoded by the coding sequence ATGCAATCATTTTTAGAAGAAACAAAGACTTATCAAGAAGTACCTTTTACTTGGCCTAAGGGCTATAAAGCTGATGGCGTTCACGTGGGATTGCGGAAGAATCCTAACAAAAAAGATATGGGCTGGTTGTATTCAGAAGTTCCTGCTCAAGCTGCTGGTACTTATACGACTAACCAATTCCAAGCTGCTCCTACTAAATTAACGAAGCAAACTATCAATCAAGATCATCTCTTACAAGGAATGGTCATGAATACAGCCGTTGCCAATTCTGTTACTGGTGAACAAGGGATGATCGATGCTAAAAAGATGCAAAAATTAGCAGCTGACAAAATGGGAATTGATGCAAATCTTGTCGGAGTAGCCTCAACTGGTGTGATTGGTGAAAATTTACCAATGGATTTGATTCAAAAAGGAGTCTCACAATTAGAGTTACTCGACAACGATTTAGTTACCGAAGCAATTTTGACAACTGATACGCATCCCAAAACTATTTCCACCCAAATTGAAATTGATGGCAAGACTGTTACGATCAGTGGTTTTTGTAAAGGTTCAGGGATGATTCATCCGAAAATGGCCACGATGCTAGGTTTTGTCGTTACTGATGCTAAGATTGCTGACGGTCAACTCCAACCGATGCTCAGCCAACAAGTTGATAAAACTTTTAACCAAATTACCGTCGATGGCGATACTTCAACTAATGACATGGTCGTCACGCTTGCTAACGGAATGGCTGACAACACGTCGATTTCTATCGATGATGGTGATAATTTTGAAAAATTCACGGATGCTTATAACGCCGTTTTAACTAAATTGGCTCAAGATATTGCTGAAGATGGTGAAGGTTCAACTAAGCTAGTTGAGGTCAATGTTGAAAATGCAGCTACTCACGCTGATGCTCAAAAAGTTGCTAAAGCTATCGTCGGTTCCAATTTGGTCAAAGCTGCCATCTTTGGTGAAGATGCTAACTGGGGGCGTATTATTGCGGCTATTGGTCAAACCGATGCTGTAGTCGATATTGATCACACCAGTGTCTGGTTGAATGATTTACCTTTAGTCGATAACAGTCACAGTGCTGATTTTGATGAAACGGTAATGAAAGAAGCTCTAACTGATAAAAAGATTACCGTGCTAGTTGATTTAAATTCTGGAACTGCTACAGGGCAGGCTTGGGGCTGTGATTTGACTTACAATTACGTCCGCATTAATGCCACATACAGAAGCTAA